The following is a genomic window from Tautonia marina.
CCGGGCTCGCCAATCTCGATCTCCGAGATGAGGCGATAGTTCGTGCGCCCCGTCCGGATCGTGTAATGCCCCTGGACCTGGACGGCGGAGAAGTTGAGCCGGAAGGCGTCAATCGGTCCGACTTGGCCGCACGCGGCCATACCTGCGCCCAGGATGATCATGGTCAGCATCGCCGCATTCCTCCCGAGGTGACGCCGCATACGCGGCCCGCACCGGCCAAACGCGGGCACGAGATGCTTCGAATCCTTCCTCGCCCATGCTGGGCGAAGCATCTCGCGCCAAAGGATCGACGGATTCTCAAGGGCTATCAGGAGCAGGGATCGCTCCCCCCGCCTTGCTGCCTCGCAATCGTCGACCCTCCGGGCGAACTGAGGCAGAGGTAATCGCACTCGTCGTCCTCGAAGTAGAAGACGCTCGCACACGGCTGCGTGGAGCAGGCGCACGACGCCGTATCATCGCCGGATACGGCGCAGGTGGTCCAGCCACTCACGGGGTTGATGCTGACATAGGAGACGGTGGTCCCAATCCCGCACTGCGGCGTGGGAGAGGGGCGATCCGGCTCGGGGAATTGCGACCAGGGGATGCAACTGGCCCCGTTGCATGGCACTGTCGACGGAACCCAGCAGTAGGGGTTCCCGCCCGAGCAATAGGCGACCGCCCACCGCGTCGCGGTGGACCCGATCGCGCCGACGACGACGAGGAGCGCCAGGAATCTCGCTTTCCTGATCGTGGATCCGGTCATCAGGATTCCTCCCGGAATTCTCGAATGCTCAGGGTCAATCCCTTGATCGAACAGGCCTTCGATTTCGTCCTGACCGAAGGCCCCACTTGCACCGCAAATGACTTGGTAACCGTTCAGTCGCCGGCGTCGTGCGTCCCGATCGACTCCCACACGCGGCGAGAGATCGATTCCTCCATCGACTTCACACGTCCGTCCCCGAACAGGACGTTGACGACTCCAGGATGGTATGATCGGGGCGGATGGAGGCCGAAGCCGTTGTCGTCGCCGATCGAAGAGCTGCATGTGGGGCGAACGTCGTTGGGCGAACCGTTGTGGTTGTAGTGCGTGTCGCTGAAGCTGGAGTACAGCCAGTAACGCCCCGCCGTGTACCCCCATCGATCGGCGCTAGCGGCGAGGCAGTACGTGATGAACCGGGGATCGGCGCCGAAGATTTCGCCATTCGAGATCGGGTACTTGATGTCCCTTGCGACGTGAGCGGCCCCCTCCACGAAGCTCCCCGCTATCCGCTCGCTGACGAGGGCCGTCACGGAAAGGCCATCGGTGATCGTCCGTTGGCTCGGGAGGACGCGAATATTGAATGGGCCATCGAATCCCGCCCGCCCGACACCCAGTCGCCCGCGATTCAATCGGTAGGAGTTCCGGTTCTCTGCCCGTGAGTCGCTCGGACAGAGGAAGAGGCCGACGGTCGTGTGCCGCGCCGTTCGGTTCTCGACCGTCGGATGACTCGGCGATTCGTGCCGCACGAAAGCCATGTTGATCGAGTCGAACAGGCTTCCATGCTCGAGATGCGGCAGGAGGTATGCCAGCTCCGAAATCCGATTCGTCGACCAGTTCGACCCGGTCTTCATCTGCGATGGCGGGAACATGCCATGAATCGAGTGATACGAATGCATCCCCAGCCCAATTTGCCTCAGATTCGAGACGCACGACACGCGGCGCGCCGCCTCGCGTGCCGCTTGCACCGCCGGCAGCAGCACCGCGACGAGGATCCCGATCACGCCAAT
Proteins encoded in this region:
- a CDS encoding DUF1559 domain-containing protein gives rise to the protein MRDLRRARPGFTLVEALVAIGVIGILVAVLLPAVQAAREAARRVSCVSNLRQIGLGMHSYHSIHGMFPPSQMKTGSNWSTNRISELAYLLPHLEHGSLFDSINMAFVRHESPSHPTVENRTARHTTVGLFLCPSDSRAENRNSYRLNRGRLGVGRAGFDGPFNIRVLPSQRTITDGLSVTALVSERIAGSFVEGAAHVARDIKYPISNGEIFGADPRFITYCLAASADRWGYTAGRYWLYSSFSDTHYNHNGSPNDVRPTCSSSIGDDNGFGLHPPRSYHPGVVNVLFGDGRVKSMEESISRRVWESIGTHDAGD